Proteins co-encoded in one uncultured Draconibacterium sp. genomic window:
- a CDS encoding Gfo/Idh/MocA family oxidoreductase, with the protein MTNRRNFIKTSAMATAGVGIASSMPLAMESCSGANEKLVCGVIGAKGQGFSDLQAFLKQKNTECAAICDVDENILNKRIADVEKIQGTKPKGFKDFRKLLEEPGIDVIIIGTPDHWHCLPFVYAAQEGKHIFCEKPLANYIEEINIMERAWKRYGTIAQVGQWQRSDKHWKDAVDFVYTGALGKIRTVRCWSYQGWMKSIPVMPDGPVPEGVDYDMWLGPAKARPFNPNRFHFNFRWFWDYAGGLMTDWGVHIIDYGLYGMKAKAPKSIMAMGGKFGYPDDACETPDSMQALYEFDDYTLLWDHGLGIDGGYYGRSHGVGFVGENGTLVVDRNGWEVIPEGGRNPRMERVELKKGDGQGLNNHMANFIDCIKDGDQNTNCHVGIAANTARVAHLGNLALKTGQRLYWDADNSKFIDNDAANELLVPTYRAPWELPKV; encoded by the coding sequence ATGACTAATAGAAGAAACTTTATTAAAACATCGGCAATGGCAACAGCTGGCGTAGGGATTGCGTCAAGTATGCCTTTAGCGATGGAATCGTGCTCAGGTGCAAACGAAAAATTAGTTTGTGGTGTGATTGGTGCAAAAGGTCAGGGGTTTTCTGATCTTCAGGCTTTCTTAAAACAAAAAAATACGGAGTGCGCTGCCATTTGCGATGTAGATGAGAACATTCTAAACAAACGTATTGCCGACGTTGAAAAAATTCAGGGAACAAAACCAAAAGGTTTTAAAGATTTCAGAAAATTACTGGAAGAGCCGGGAATTGATGTGATCATTATTGGTACACCTGACCACTGGCACTGTTTGCCTTTTGTTTATGCAGCACAGGAAGGAAAACATATTTTCTGTGAAAAACCACTGGCAAACTACATCGAAGAGATCAATATTATGGAGCGTGCCTGGAAACGTTATGGTACAATTGCCCAGGTAGGGCAGTGGCAACGTAGCGACAAGCACTGGAAAGATGCCGTTGATTTTGTTTACACCGGTGCGCTGGGTAAAATTCGTACCGTTCGTTGCTGGTCGTATCAGGGTTGGATGAAATCGATTCCGGTAATGCCCGACGGACCTGTTCCAGAAGGTGTAGATTACGATATGTGGTTAGGGCCTGCAAAAGCGCGTCCGTTTAATCCGAACCGTTTTCACTTTAATTTCCGCTGGTTTTGGGATTATGCAGGTGGTTTAATGACCGACTGGGGTGTGCACATTATCGATTATGGTTTATATGGAATGAAAGCCAAAGCGCCAAAATCGATTATGGCAATGGGTGGTAAATTTGGCTACCCCGATGATGCTTGCGAAACTCCTGACAGTATGCAGGCTTTATACGAATTCGACGATTATACCTTGTTGTGGGATCATGGTTTGGGAATTGATGGTGGTTACTACGGCCGCAGCCACGGTGTAGGTTTTGTTGGGGAAAACGGAACTTTAGTGGTTGATCGCAACGGCTGGGAAGTTATTCCTGAAGGTGGCAGAAATCCAAGAATGGAGCGCGTTGAATTGAAAAAAGGCGATGGACAGGGATTGAACAACCACATGGCTAACTTTATCGATTGTATTAAAGATGGCGATCAGAATACGAACTGTCATGTTGGTATTGCTGCCAATACAGCTCGTGTAGCTCACCTGGGTAACCTGGCCTTAAAAACCGGTCAGCGCCTGTATTGGGATGCCGATAACAGCAAATTCATCGATAACGATGCGGCCAACGAACTATTGGTGCCAACCTACCGCGCACCATGGGAGTTGCCTAAAGTTTAA
- a CDS encoding hotdog fold thioesterase, with the protein MTDLKYHKTFEKDVFATNNGIKLVEAKPGYAKSRMEIKPDHYNSVGIVHGGALFTLADFTFAVASNSHGRVALAIDAEISFFKATSSGILTAEAKEISLNDKLGTYLVEITNEANEHIAHFKGTVYRKKDEIEFQ; encoded by the coding sequence GTGACCGATTTAAAATATCACAAAACATTTGAGAAAGATGTGTTTGCCACCAACAACGGGATAAAATTGGTGGAAGCGAAACCCGGCTATGCAAAATCGAGAATGGAAATTAAACCTGATCATTATAATTCAGTAGGAATTGTGCATGGTGGGGCTTTGTTCACATTGGCTGATTTTACTTTTGCCGTAGCGTCTAATTCGCATGGCAGAGTGGCGCTGGCAATCGATGCAGAGATTTCGTTTTTTAAAGCCACATCATCGGGTATTTTAACTGCCGAGGCAAAAGAGATTTCGCTCAATGATAAACTCGGAACATATCTGGTGGAGATTACCAACGAAGCAAACGAGCATATTGCTCATTTTAAAGGAACTGTTTACCGAAAAAAGGACGAAATAGAATTTCAATAG
- a CDS encoding sugar phosphate isomerase/epimerase: MARPVTLFTGQWADLPIETMCQKAKQFGYDGLELCTWGDHMEVAKADQAYCDSRRELLNKYDLELYTISTHLDGQCVCDPIDKRHKSIASPHVWGDGDPEGVRQRAAEEMVKTAEVAKRLGVDTVAGFTGSPIWHLLYSFPPVSPEMIEEGYAEFARRWKPILDEYQSLGVKFALEAHPTEIAFDIHTAHLALKALDYHPAFGYNYDPSHFGYQHVDYVRFIYEFSDRIFHVHMKDVYWSDVPTGVGVFGGHMEFGDNRRYWNFRSVGRGKIQFENIIRALNDIAYNGPLSVEWEDSGMNREAGAAESCEFVKKVDFAPSDVAFDDAMQKE; the protein is encoded by the coding sequence ATGGCAAGACCAGTAACACTTTTTACCGGACAATGGGCCGATCTGCCTATAGAAACCATGTGTCAGAAAGCAAAACAATTTGGCTACGATGGTTTGGAACTATGCACCTGGGGCGATCACATGGAAGTTGCAAAAGCCGATCAGGCGTATTGTGATAGCAGAAGAGAATTACTTAATAAATACGACCTCGAATTGTATACGATTTCAACACATTTGGATGGCCAGTGTGTTTGCGATCCCATTGACAAACGGCACAAAAGCATAGCCAGCCCGCATGTGTGGGGCGATGGCGATCCGGAAGGTGTACGCCAGCGGGCAGCCGAAGAAATGGTAAAAACAGCCGAAGTTGCTAAACGCCTGGGAGTAGATACCGTGGCTGGATTTACCGGAAGTCCGATTTGGCATCTGTTGTATTCGTTTCCACCGGTATCGCCCGAAATGATTGAAGAAGGTTATGCCGAATTCGCTCGTCGCTGGAAACCGATTCTCGATGAGTACCAAAGCCTGGGAGTAAAATTCGCCTTAGAAGCTCATCCAACGGAAATTGCTTTTGATATTCATACCGCACACCTGGCACTTAAAGCACTGGATTATCATCCTGCGTTTGGTTATAATTACGATCCTAGTCATTTTGGTTATCAGCATGTGGATTATGTGCGCTTTATCTACGAGTTTTCCGATCGTATTTTCCATGTGCATATGAAAGATGTTTACTGGAGCGATGTGCCAACCGGAGTTGGTGTTTTTGGTGGGCACATGGAGTTTGGCGATAACCGCCGTTACTGGAATTTCCGTAGTGTGGGACGAGGAAAGATTCAGTTTGAAAACATTATCAGGGCGCTGAATGATATTGCTTACAACGGACCACTATCTGTAGAATGGGAAGACAGCGGAATGAACCGTGAAGCCGGGGCTGCAGAATCTTGCGAATTTGTTAAAAAGGTTGATTTTGCGCCATCGGATGTTGCATTCGACGATGCCATGCAAAAAGAATAA
- a CDS encoding Gfo/Idh/MocA family oxidoreductase: MNRKLRMGMVGGGSGAFIGAVHRTAALMDNQIALVCGCFNSNPARSKESGKELFLPEDRVYGTYQEMYEKEAQLPEGERMDFVVIVTPNHMHFDPAMKALEHGFHVVLDKPITFTLDEALQLKDKIDETGLTFALTHTYAGYPAVKQAKQMVADGKFGVIRKIYVEYPQGWLATKLEDTDNQQAGWRTDPKRSGKAGCMGDIGTHAHHLVEYISGLQVTEICADLNVFVPNRLLDDDGSAFLRFNNGAHGVLTASQIAVGEENAIKIRVYGEKGGLEWNQHEPNTLILKWIDQPMQILRTGTNLDATAALHNTRTPGGHPEGYLEAFANIYRNFALTVRSKANGEAPTPEMLDFPGVEDGIRGMQFIDTVVSAGYNDEVKWVKFGETID, translated from the coding sequence ATGAATAGAAAACTACGTATGGGCATGGTTGGCGGAGGCTCCGGCGCTTTTATCGGGGCAGTTCACCGCACAGCAGCATTAATGGACAACCAAATTGCTTTGGTTTGCGGCTGTTTTAATTCCAATCCCGCCCGCTCAAAAGAATCAGGAAAAGAACTTTTCCTTCCCGAAGATCGTGTTTACGGCACTTACCAGGAAATGTATGAAAAAGAGGCGCAACTGCCCGAAGGCGAACGAATGGATTTTGTGGTTATTGTAACGCCTAATCACATGCATTTCGATCCGGCGATGAAAGCATTGGAACACGGGTTTCATGTGGTACTCGACAAGCCGATTACCTTCACGCTGGATGAGGCTTTGCAGTTAAAAGATAAAATTGATGAAACAGGATTAACCTTTGCATTAACACATACTTATGCGGGGTATCCGGCGGTAAAGCAAGCCAAACAAATGGTTGCCGATGGTAAATTCGGTGTTATTCGGAAAATTTATGTGGAATATCCGCAAGGTTGGCTGGCAACAAAACTGGAAGATACCGATAACCAGCAGGCCGGCTGGCGCACCGACCCAAAACGCTCGGGGAAAGCCGGTTGTATGGGCGACATTGGTACTCATGCACATCATCTTGTGGAATACATTTCCGGCTTGCAGGTAACTGAAATTTGTGCCGACCTAAATGTTTTTGTTCCCAATCGTTTGCTGGATGATGACGGATCGGCATTTTTGCGTTTTAACAATGGAGCGCATGGAGTTTTAACAGCATCGCAAATTGCTGTAGGCGAAGAAAATGCAATTAAAATTAGGGTTTATGGCGAAAAAGGTGGCCTGGAATGGAACCAGCACGAACCGAATACATTGATTTTAAAATGGATTGACCAACCGATGCAGATTTTAAGAACCGGAACCAATCTTGATGCTACGGCTGCATTGCACAATACCCGAACTCCGGGCGGACACCCCGAAGGTTATCTGGAAGCGTTTGCCAATATCTACCGCAATTTTGCTCTTACCGTTCGGTCAAAAGCCAACGGCGAAGCGCCAACACCAGAGATGCTCGATTTTCCGGGTGTTGAAGATGGAATTCGCGGAATGCAATTCATCGACACGGTAGTTAGTGCCGGATACAACGATGAGGTGAAATGGGTAAAATTTGGCGAAACAATCGATTAA
- a CDS encoding TonB-dependent receptor, protein MRRLGLLFLLFRLPVIMLAQNAAVTGKVVDAVSNEPLPFVNVLVSGTSNGTVTDETGHFEFRNLTPGFVRIEASFVGYKKAISSEVEVNNSSTAFVEILLQKAVSELDEVTVTASPFRKTIESPVSLRSIGIGEIEKSPGANRDISKIIQSFPGVQSTPAFRNDIIIRGGGPSESRFYLDGVEVSFINHFATQGASGGPVGILNADFIREVNYYSGAFPANRGNALSGVMEFYQIDGNEEKLNFHGTLGASEIAATLDGPIGEKTNFVVSVRQSYLQFLFSALELPFLPTFTDMQFKVRTRFNKKNELTLIGLGANDLFELNEDIEDPDDEQKYILSEIPVNKQWSYTVGAVYKHYRDNSYQTFVLSRSHLDNNAYKYLDNDESSEENKILDYDSQEAENKFRFENTSRMDGFKLNFGANIDFVSYKNNSQFRRFYNDQPVDISYNTDLNLIKYGLFAQLSKSVFSERLALSLGVRADANNYSSSMKNLLDQFSPRFSASYTLTDQWSLNFNTGRYYQLPAYTTLGYKENDVLVNKGNKLKYIAVDHFIGGLEYRPKSTVQLSAEVFWKGYSQYPFSVNDQVSLANLGADFGVVGDEEVFSISEGRAYGAEFQARINSTDGFNFNLSYTLVRSEFKDGEGAYIPSSWDAKHLVTLTTTKDLKRNWRVGARWRFVGGLPYTPWDIEKSSLVEAWNLQGEPYYDYTQLNAKRLNPFHQLDIRVDKSYYFDKLTAKFYIDIQNLYNFQAQENDIVVRAEDANGNFLTTDNGTRYVLNEIENKSGTVLPTIGIIIEF, encoded by the coding sequence ATGAGAAGACTCGGATTACTTTTTCTTTTATTCAGATTGCCTGTAATTATGCTTGCGCAGAATGCTGCTGTAACCGGAAAAGTTGTGGACGCTGTTAGCAACGAGCCATTGCCTTTTGTTAATGTGTTGGTTTCGGGAACTTCGAACGGAACGGTAACCGATGAAACGGGGCATTTCGAGTTTAGAAACCTTACCCCGGGTTTTGTTCGGATTGAGGCCAGTTTTGTTGGCTATAAAAAAGCTATTTCTTCGGAGGTGGAAGTAAATAATTCGAGCACTGCGTTTGTTGAAATATTGTTGCAAAAAGCGGTATCAGAACTGGATGAGGTTACGGTAACTGCTTCGCCATTCCGAAAAACCATTGAAAGTCCGGTTTCGTTGCGTAGTATTGGTATTGGAGAAATTGAAAAAAGCCCTGGTGCCAACCGCGATATTTCAAAAATCATTCAGTCGTTTCCCGGTGTGCAGTCAACACCTGCTTTCCGAAACGATATTATCATTCGTGGTGGCGGCCCGTCAGAAAGTCGCTTTTATCTTGACGGTGTGGAGGTGTCGTTTATAAATCACTTTGCCACACAAGGTGCTTCGGGCGGTCCGGTGGGTATTTTAAATGCCGATTTTATTCGCGAGGTAAATTATTATTCAGGCGCTTTTCCGGCCAACCGTGGAAATGCTTTAAGTGGCGTGATGGAATTTTATCAGATTGATGGAAACGAGGAAAAACTGAATTTTCACGGAACGCTGGGAGCATCGGAAATTGCTGCAACACTGGATGGCCCCATTGGAGAAAAGACAAACTTTGTTGTTTCGGTACGTCAGTCGTATCTGCAGTTTTTGTTTAGCGCGCTGGAATTGCCTTTTTTACCCACATTTACCGATATGCAGTTTAAAGTGCGCACCCGTTTTAATAAAAAGAATGAGCTGACTTTAATCGGTTTGGGAGCCAACGATCTGTTTGAACTGAATGAAGATATTGAAGATCCCGACGACGAGCAAAAGTACATTCTTAGCGAAATTCCTGTGAACAAACAATGGTCATACACGGTGGGTGCAGTTTACAAACATTACCGCGATAACAGCTACCAGACTTTTGTGCTAAGTCGAAGTCATTTAGATAATAACGCTTACAAATACCTTGATAACGACGAGAGTTCGGAAGAGAACAAAATTCTGGATTACGATTCGCAGGAGGCCGAAAATAAGTTCCGTTTCGAGAACACTTCACGTATGGATGGCTTTAAGCTGAATTTTGGTGCCAACATCGATTTTGTAAGCTACAAAAACAACTCACAGTTCCGTCGATTTTATAATGATCAACCGGTAGATATAAGTTATAACACCGATCTTAATTTGATAAAATACGGCTTGTTTGCACAGCTGAGTAAGTCGGTTTTTAGCGAGCGTCTGGCACTTTCGCTGGGAGTGCGCGCTGATGCCAATAACTACTCGTCGAGCATGAAAAATTTGTTAGATCAGTTTTCGCCACGTTTTTCGGCATCATACACCTTAACCGATCAGTGGAGCCTGAATTTTAACACCGGACGTTATTACCAGTTGCCGGCTTATACAACGTTGGGTTATAAGGAGAACGATGTTTTGGTGAATAAAGGCAACAAGCTGAAATATATTGCTGTAGATCATTTTATTGGTGGTTTAGAGTATCGTCCAAAATCTACGGTACAGTTATCAGCCGAGGTATTCTGGAAAGGTTATTCACAATATCCGTTTTCGGTAAACGATCAGGTAAGCTTGGCTAACCTTGGGGCTGATTTTGGTGTTGTTGGCGATGAAGAAGTGTTTTCGATATCGGAGGGTAGAGCTTACGGAGCCGAGTTTCAGGCGCGTATTAATTCAACTGATGGTTTTAATTTCAACCTGTCGTACACTCTGGTGCGTAGTGAATTTAAAGACGGAGAAGGCGCTTATATTCCTTCAAGTTGGGATGCCAAACACCTGGTTACACTTACCACCACAAAAGATCTGAAACGCAACTGGCGCGTTGGTGCACGCTGGCGTTTTGTTGGTGGTTTGCCTTATACGCCGTGGGATATCGAAAAATCGTCGCTGGTTGAAGCCTGGAACCTGCAAGGCGAGCCGTATTACGATTATACGCAGCTGAATGCCAAACGTCTTAATCCTTTTCATCAGCTCGATATTCGTGTCGACAAATCCTATTATTTCGATAAACTCACCGCTAAGTTTTATATCGATATTCAAAATCTCTACAATTTCCAGGCGCAGGAAAACGATATTGTTGTTCGTGCCGAAGATGCCAACGGGAATTTTCTTACCACCGACAACGGAACGCGTTATGTGCTGAACGAAATTGAAAACAAGTCGGGAACTGTTTTACCAACCATCGGAATTATTATTGAATTTTAG
- the dtd gene encoding D-aminoacyl-tRNA deacylase produces MRVVIQKVKEASVTVEGEKISAIKSGLLILVGIENEDTKEDIDYLVKKSTQLRIFDDENGVMNRSVMDVNSDIIVVSQFTLQACTKKGNRPSYIRAAKPDISIPMYEKFVTAMETALGKKVGTGKFGAMMDVALINDGPVTIIIDSKQKDF; encoded by the coding sequence ATGCGTGTTGTAATTCAAAAAGTAAAAGAAGCCTCGGTAACAGTTGAAGGCGAAAAAATATCGGCCATAAAAAGTGGTTTGCTAATCCTTGTGGGTATTGAAAATGAAGATACTAAGGAAGACATTGATTACCTGGTTAAAAAGTCGACTCAGTTGCGGATTTTCGACGACGAGAACGGTGTGATGAACCGCTCGGTTATGGATGTTAACAGCGATATTATTGTGGTGAGCCAGTTTACGCTACAAGCCTGCACCAAAAAGGGTAACCGCCCATCGTACATCCGGGCCGCCAAACCCGACATTTCCATTCCGATGTACGAAAAATTTGTAACTGCCATGGAAACTGCTCTCGGCAAAAAAGTAGGAACAGGAAAATTCGGAGCCATGATGGATGTGGCACTGATAAATGATGGTCCGGTAACGATTATCATCGATTCAAAACAAAAGGATTTTTAA
- a CDS encoding nucleotide pyrophosphohydrolase, with product MKNELTISEAQKQVDEWIKTVGVRYFSELTNMTILTEEVGELARIMARKYGDQSFKKSDEAYNLADEMADVLWVLICLANQTGVDMNDAFLKNIEKKTSRDGDRHKNNEKLK from the coding sequence ATGAAAAACGAACTTACAATATCCGAAGCCCAGAAACAAGTTGACGAGTGGATAAAAACCGTTGGAGTGCGCTACTTTAGCGAATTAACGAACATGACAATTCTCACCGAAGAAGTGGGAGAACTGGCACGTATTATGGCACGAAAATACGGCGATCAGTCGTTTAAAAAGTCGGATGAAGCATATAATCTTGCCGATGAAATGGCCGATGTACTTTGGGTGCTGATTTGTCTGGCCAATCAAACCGGAGTGGATATGAATGATGCATTTCTGAAAAATATAGAGAAAAAAACCAGTCGCGATGGTGATCGCCATAAAAACAATGAGAAGTTAAAATAA
- a CDS encoding branched-chain amino acid aminotransferase: MQQKLQIEYKTSRLKTYTMENLDWKNIGFGYRDTDYNVRCYYRNGKWGELEISSSNSINIHMSATALHYGQEAFEGLKAFKGKDGKVRVFRMDENAKRMQNSADGILMQKIPVEKFQEAVRMAVKMNERFIPSYESGAALYIRPLLIGTGPQIGVAPAEEYLFMVFVMPVGPYFPEGFKPTNLVIYREFDRAAPQGTGKYKVGGNYAASMYEGKKAKKNGFSAVLYLDSKEKKYIDECGPANFFGIKNNTYITPESDSILPSITNKSLIVLAEEMGLKVERRKVPYEELAEFDEVGACGTAAVISPIKGIYDNDNDKWFKYGNQEEAGEWSTKLYRKLQAIQYGDEPDTHGWVEIIE, translated from the coding sequence ATGCAACAAAAGTTGCAAATAGAATATAAAACAAGCAGACTTAAAACGTATACAATGGAAAATCTCGATTGGAAAAACATTGGGTTTGGATACCGCGATACCGACTATAACGTTCGTTGCTATTATCGCAACGGCAAATGGGGAGAGTTAGAGATCAGCTCATCAAACAGCATCAATATTCACATGTCGGCAACGGCATTGCACTATGGACAGGAAGCTTTTGAAGGACTAAAAGCCTTTAAAGGTAAAGATGGCAAGGTCAGGGTTTTCCGCATGGATGAAAATGCCAAACGTATGCAGAACTCTGCCGATGGTATTCTGATGCAAAAAATTCCGGTTGAGAAATTTCAGGAAGCCGTTCGTATGGCCGTTAAAATGAATGAACGTTTTATTCCGTCTTACGAGTCGGGTGCTGCGTTGTACATTCGTCCGCTATTAATTGGCACTGGACCGCAAATTGGTGTAGCTCCGGCCGAAGAGTACCTGTTTATGGTATTTGTAATGCCCGTTGGTCCTTATTTTCCTGAAGGATTTAAACCTACCAATCTGGTTATTTACCGAGAATTCGACCGTGCTGCTCCGCAAGGAACCGGAAAATACAAAGTTGGAGGAAACTACGCAGCCAGCATGTACGAAGGCAAAAAAGCCAAGAAAAATGGTTTTTCGGCAGTGCTTTACCTCGATAGCAAAGAGAAAAAATACATCGACGAATGTGGACCGGCCAACTTCTTTGGTATAAAGAACAACACTTACATTACGCCTGAATCGGATTCAATTCTTCCATCGATCACCAACAAAAGCCTTATCGTTTTGGCCGAAGAAATGGGACTGAAAGTAGAGCGCCGCAAAGTTCCGTACGAAGAACTGGCCGAGTTTGATGAAGTAGGAGCCTGCGGAACTGCTGCTGTAATTTCGCCAATTAAAGGTATTTACGATAACGACAACGACAAATGGTTTAAATACGGAAATCAGGAAGAAGCCGGCGAATGGTCGACAAAATTATACCGAAAACTACAAGCCATCCAGTATGGCGATGAACCTGACACACATGGTTGGGTGGAGATAATTGAGTAA
- a CDS encoding RNA polymerase sigma factor: MKSFEKNRSFFYFYCNYPRTCPSYVTNEVQKKMTITEYNLAVDEYSDRLYRFVLKSIKDVHAAQDIVQDSYEKLWKNHENVDGKKVKSYLFTTAYHTMIDRIRKEKRSVFAEDLSLPEEGHESNYSDLSEILKEAVNKLPEIQRMVVLLRDYEGYNYQEIGELTNLSESQVKVYIYRARLFLKKYIGSIEAVA, encoded by the coding sequence ATGAAAAGCTTCGAAAAAAATCGGAGCTTTTTTTATTTCTACTGTAACTATCCCAGAACTTGTCCGTCGTATGTTACGAACGAGGTTCAGAAAAAAATGACAATTACCGAATATAACCTTGCTGTAGATGAGTACTCAGACCGCCTGTACCGCTTTGTGCTAAAAAGCATTAAGGATGTACATGCAGCTCAGGATATTGTGCAGGACAGCTACGAGAAATTGTGGAAAAACCACGAAAATGTGGATGGCAAAAAAGTAAAATCATACCTTTTTACCACGGCCTACCACACGATGATCGACCGCATACGCAAGGAAAAACGTTCGGTGTTTGCTGAAGATTTAAGCTTACCGGAAGAAGGCCACGAAAGCAATTATTCCGACTTAAGCGAAATACTAAAAGAGGCCGTTAACAAACTACCGGAAATACAACGAATGGTAGTGTTGTTGCGCGATTATGAAGGATACAACTACCAGGAAATTGGCGAACTAACCAATTTAAGCGAATCGCAGGTGAAGGTTTACATTTACCGGGCAAGGTTGTTTCTGAAGAAATATATTGGCAGCATTGAGGCTGTAGCATAG